The following proteins are co-located in the Sphingobacteriales bacterium genome:
- a CDS encoding DUF554 domain-containing protein encodes MVGTIVNVAAVVAGSFFGMILKKRLPERFINVSFQVIGIFTLVLGFLMGSKSHNLLIQIISLLSGAWIGEWIDFDKLIGKTEGWVRNKFRTDSSEFFEGLIMAFLLFCAGSMTILGAVEEGINHNPHLLFVKSIMDGISAIALTIAFGAGVIFSVIPLFLYQAGLTLFAANLSAYFENTIITELSATGGFILVALGLSILDLKKIKVINLIPSLVIVVIVTWLFGLFNF; translated from the coding sequence ATGGTAGGCACGATTGTCAATGTAGCTGCAGTTGTAGCAGGGTCTTTTTTCGGCATGATTCTGAAAAAACGACTTCCTGAGAGGTTTATTAATGTCTCTTTTCAGGTTATCGGTATTTTTACCTTAGTTTTAGGCTTTCTCATGGGAAGTAAATCCCATAATCTGCTTATTCAGATTATCAGCCTGCTTAGCGGAGCATGGATAGGAGAGTGGATTGATTTTGACAAACTTATAGGAAAAACAGAGGGTTGGGTTAGAAATAAGTTCAGAACCGACAGCTCTGAATTTTTTGAAGGACTGATCATGGCTTTTCTGCTGTTCTGTGCCGGGTCTATGACCATACTCGGAGCTGTTGAGGAAGGAATTAACCATAATCCGCATTTATTGTTTGTAAAATCCATCATGGATGGAATATCGGCTATTGCACTGACCATTGCATTTGGAGCCGGTGTTATATTTTCTGTCATTCCTCTGTTTTTGTATCAGGCCGGGTTGACTTTGTTCGCTGCAAATCTTTCCGCTTATTTTGAAAATACCATTATTACTGAATTATCTGCCACCGGAGGCTTTATTCTTGTTGCACTTGGCCTTTCCATCCTTGATTTAAAAAAGATAAAGGTTATAAACCTGATCCCGTCATTGGTGATAGTGGTCATTGTAACATGGTTATTCGGCTTATTTAATTTTTGA
- a CDS encoding trypsin-like peptidase domain-containing protein, producing MMDKRAEDLKLFETVERYLQHRMTDEEYREFQQKMNQDDIFRQEVDEAILFLQLLNKSVERNRNKRRIEKYHAEMEREAGIISLKYLKGKRNVLIQFVKISAVAAVVALITTFIFLYATGFITKYYHLTQYNELKKDIATISKKQNSLWKALFSSDKKSDYIYSGTCFAVSTDGCLATSYHLVNGFDSFEIINETDSMISYRARLLFADPLTDLAIIKIVDPQFKGFHDIPYGISQEMAALGEQVFTLGYSKKDIVYGEGSLRSVTGFNSDTLAYEISIPVNPGTSGAPLLDSKGNLIGIITARDDNNDGSAYAVKSMFFRNLIEQKNNESDSVLVSLSAKNKIRDLKRINQVCKLKPFIFRLEVKR from the coding sequence ATGATGGATAAGCGTGCTGAAGATTTGAAATTGTTTGAAACAGTTGAAAGATACCTGCAACACAGGATGACGGATGAGGAATACCGGGAATTTCAACAAAAAATGAATCAGGATGATATTTTCAGGCAGGAAGTGGATGAAGCTATCTTGTTTTTACAGCTTTTAAATAAATCAGTAGAAAGAAACCGGAATAAAAGAAGAATTGAAAAGTATCATGCTGAAATGGAGAGAGAAGCAGGGATTATTTCCTTAAAATATCTTAAAGGAAAAAGAAATGTACTTATCCAGTTTGTAAAAATTTCTGCAGTAGCAGCGGTTGTTGCGCTTATAACTACATTTATCTTTTTGTATGCCACCGGATTTATTACCAAATATTATCACCTGACACAATACAACGAGTTAAAAAAAGATATTGCTACTATTTCAAAAAAACAGAATTCCCTGTGGAAAGCTTTGTTCAGCAGTGATAAGAAAAGTGATTATATTTATTCGGGTACATGTTTCGCTGTTTCAACAGACGGCTGTCTGGCAACCAGTTATCACCTTGTCAATGGCTTCGATTCCTTTGAGATCATTAATGAAACTGATTCAATGATTTCATATCGCGCCAGATTGTTGTTTGCAGATCCTTTAACCGACCTTGCCATCATTAAAATAGTTGATCCTCAGTTTAAAGGATTTCATGACATTCCTTATGGAATATCTCAGGAAATGGCTGCATTGGGTGAACAGGTTTTTACACTTGGCTATTCCAAAAAAGATATTGTTTACGGGGAAGGTTCTCTACGCTCAGTTACCGGTTTTAACAGCGATACCCTTGCTTATGAAATCTCTATCCCCGTTAACCCGGGAACCAGTGGGGCTCCTTTGCTGGACTCAAAAGGCAACCTGATTGGCATCATTACAGCAAGAGACGACAATAATGATGGCTCTGCCTATGCCGTCAAATCAATGTTTTTTAGGAACCTGATTGAACAAAAAAACAATGAATCTGATTCTGTTTTGGTTTCCCTTTCAGCAAAAAATAAAATCCGGGATTTAAAACGTATCAATCAGGTTTGTAAGCTTAAACCTTTTATTTTCAGGTTGGAAGTCAAAAGGTAG
- a CDS encoding sigma-70 family RNA polymerase sigma factor, with protein sequence MQKTENKNYFTDEDLIQGIINDEEEALKKLYKNYFGMVSAMIMNNNGSYQEAKDIYQDTIVIFLDKIKNTEFTLYCKIKTYVYSIARKLWLNELKSRNLNSSSLIDSDEIDIIDNDDISFQVEQEEKIKNLNNCLTRLGEPCRTLIESFYFEKLSMNEIAETMGYNNAETAKNLKYKCLQRLKKLFFEIK encoded by the coding sequence GTGCAAAAGACGGAGAATAAAAATTATTTCACTGATGAGGATTTGATTCAGGGAATAATCAATGACGAAGAAGAAGCTTTAAAAAAGTTGTATAAAAATTATTTTGGAATGGTGTCCGCTATGATTATGAACAACAATGGCTCTTATCAGGAGGCAAAGGATATTTATCAGGATACCATTGTGATTTTTCTGGACAAAATAAAAAATACTGAGTTTACTCTTTACTGTAAAATTAAAACTTATGTCTATTCAATAGCCCGTAAACTCTGGCTGAATGAACTGAAATCCAGAAACCTGAACTCATCTTCCCTGATTGATTCAGATGAGATTGATATTATTGACAACGATGATATCAGCTTTCAGGTTGAACAGGAAGAGAAAATAAAAAATCTCAATAATTGTCTGACCAGGCTGGGTGAACCTTGCCGTACATTAATTGAAAGTTTTTATTTTGAAAAACTTAGCATGAATGAAATTGCCGAAACAATGGGTTATAACAATGCCGAAACTGCTAAAAATCTGAAATATAAATGTTTACAACGACTAAAAAAGTTGTTTTTTGAAATTAAATGA
- a CDS encoding superoxide dismutase yields the protein MMIILPELPFEKNALEPVISSKTIEFHYGKHHQAYVTNLNNLIKGTDFENMMLDDIVCKSTGAIFNNAAQVWNHTFYWESFSPDSESIPQGLILEKIILNFGSFDEFRQKFSNACISLFGSGWVWLVQKTDGTLDILQESNAGTPLTKGFTPLLTCDVWEHAYYLDYQNRRADYVSAFWRIVNWDKVNSRLK from the coding sequence ATTATGATTATTTTACCGGAATTACCATTTGAAAAAAATGCCCTTGAGCCCGTAATTAGTTCAAAAACCATTGAATTTCATTACGGGAAGCACCATCAGGCTTATGTGACAAATCTGAATAACCTGATAAAAGGTACTGATTTTGAAAACATGATGCTTGATGACATCGTATGCAAATCGACTGGAGCAATTTTCAATAATGCCGCTCAGGTATGGAACCATACTTTTTACTGGGAAAGTTTTTCTCCTGATAGCGAAAGCATACCACAAGGGCTGATTTTGGAAAAAATCATCCTTAATTTTGGTTCTTTTGATGAATTCAGGCAAAAATTTTCAAATGCATGCATTAGCCTGTTCGGTAGTGGGTGGGTATGGTTGGTACAAAAGACGGATGGAACGCTCGATATTTTACAGGAAAGCAATGCAGGCACCCCCCTTACCAAAGGATTCACTCCCTTACTGACGTGTGATGTCTGGGAACATGCCTATTATCTGGATTATCAAAACAGACGTGCTGATTATGTATCAGCTTTCTGGCGTATCGTTAACTGGGATAAAGTGAACAGCCGGTTAAAATAA
- a CDS encoding peptidase M64, with translation MWHNKLIFALFFLLSYRINAQSPFFSNYFDTCTLRLDFVQTGNYFYEKMETVRFLKEPYWGGSYQQLIDHFGYGNYFIKVFDLTSGQLIYSRGFGSIFQEWRLVPEAREEISTYQLSVNIPFPLKPVKIEVYSRDSMNLWVLLNTFHLNPDTLASNQINYRFVNLRNSGKPSEKVDIVIIPDGYRKREKRKMLKDARNLSEWVLSYSPLKEHKNRFNIKLVIAFSEDSGCDDPNEDIFKNTVVHTHFNTLGSDRYLMTDSVWKLHDIASVVPYDQIIIMTNSSKYGGGAIYNYYATCTSGNPLSGFVVSHEFGHSFAGLADEYEGDSPYTLYFSLSAEPWEPNITTLVDFNAKWKNMIDKDIPIPTPVDKKYSGKLGVFEGAGYLQKGVYRPVMDCTMRSISPDNFCPVCRKAIMEMINFYSE, from the coding sequence ATGTGGCATAATAAGTTGATTTTTGCCTTATTTTTTCTGTTATCTTACAGAATAAACGCCCAGTCTCCATTTTTCAGCAATTATTTTGATACTTGCACCTTAAGGCTGGATTTTGTTCAGACAGGAAATTATTTCTATGAAAAAATGGAGACTGTCAGGTTTTTGAAAGAACCTTACTGGGGTGGTTCTTACCAGCAACTGATTGATCATTTTGGTTATGGGAACTATTTTATCAAGGTTTTTGATCTGACTTCCGGTCAGTTGATTTACTCACGCGGTTTTGGCAGTATATTTCAGGAATGGCGGCTGGTGCCTGAAGCGAGGGAGGAAATCAGTACTTATCAACTTAGCGTAAACATACCCTTCCCTTTGAAACCTGTTAAAATAGAAGTCTATAGCAGGGACAGTATGAACTTATGGGTGTTGTTAAACACTTTTCATCTTAATCCTGATACGCTTGCTTCTAATCAAATTAACTACAGGTTTGTCAATTTGCGGAACTCAGGGAAGCCATCTGAAAAGGTAGATATTGTCATTATCCCGGATGGTTATCGGAAACGTGAAAAAAGAAAAATGCTTAAAGATGCACGCAATTTGTCGGAATGGGTTTTGAGTTATTCTCCGCTAAAGGAACACAAAAACAGGTTCAATATTAAACTTGTCATTGCATTTTCCGAAGATAGTGGCTGTGATGATCCCAATGAAGATATATTTAAAAACACAGTGGTACATACTCATTTTAATACGCTCGGCAGCGACCGATACCTGATGACCGACAGTGTCTGGAAACTTCATGATATTGCTTCTGTCGTGCCTTATGATCAGATTATCATCATGACAAATTCATCCAAATACGGAGGTGGGGCCATTTACAACTATTATGCAACCTGTACTTCCGGAAATCCGTTATCAGGCTTTGTAGTCAGTCATGAGTTCGGGCATTCTTTTGCCGGTCTTGCCGATGAATATGAGGGTGATTCGCCTTACACACTCTATTTCTCGCTGTCAGCCGAACCATGGGAGCCGAATATTACCACATTGGTTGATTTTAATGCTAAGTGGAAAAACATGATTGATAAAGATATACCTATACCGACTCCTGTTGATAAGAAATACTCAGGCAAATTAGGTGTTTTTGAGGGAGCTGGCTATCTTCAGAAAGGTGTTTATCGTCCTGTTATGGATTGTACCATGCGTTCCATATCACCCGATAATTTTTGTCCTGTCTGCCGGAAAGCCATTATGGAAATGATTAACTTTTACTCAGAATAA
- a CDS encoding dihydroorotate dehydrogenase-like protein: MDLKVNYMGLELKSPVIVSSSKLTSSKESILNCVKAGAGAVVLKSLFEEQILDEINAKLQENDMYYFYPEAREYVQNISKDHGVGEYLKLVESVKDCGIPVIASINCVSANEWPKFASKLENAGASAIELNIAIFPYDAGKESSEIEKFYVNILTEVKKNVNIPVSIKLGNSFTNLIRLSDQLCKAKVDALVLFNRFYAPDIDIERLEIVPQNILSAPEEMAESLRWVGILSNLVKCDIAASTGVHDSRAVIKQLLAGASAVQVCSTLYKHGIDYIQVINADVMDWMMRHRFNAIHEFKGKMNRKKDHLAAFERVQYMKKTTGAY; this comes from the coding sequence ATGGATTTAAAAGTTAATTACATGGGACTTGAATTAAAGAGTCCGGTTATTGTCAGCAGTTCAAAGCTGACAAGCTCAAAAGAAAGTATTCTTAACTGTGTAAAGGCCGGGGCCGGAGCTGTTGTCCTGAAGTCTTTGTTTGAAGAGCAGATTCTGGATGAAATAAATGCTAAACTTCAGGAAAACGATATGTATTACTTTTATCCGGAAGCAAGGGAATACGTTCAGAATATTTCAAAAGATCATGGAGTTGGAGAATATCTGAAGCTGGTGGAATCAGTCAAAGATTGTGGTATTCCTGTTATTGCAAGCATAAACTGTGTTTCAGCCAATGAATGGCCGAAATTTGCTTCAAAGTTGGAAAATGCCGGTGCATCTGCCATTGAACTTAATATTGCCATTTTTCCTTATGATGCTGGTAAAGAAAGCAGTGAAATAGAGAAATTCTATGTAAACATTTTAACTGAGGTAAAAAAGAATGTAAACATTCCGGTCAGTATCAAGCTGGGGAATAGCTTTACCAACCTGATCCGCCTGTCAGATCAGTTGTGCAAGGCAAAAGTTGATGCCCTGGTGTTATTTAACCGTTTTTATGCCCCTGATATTGATATTGAGCGGCTTGAAATAGTTCCTCAAAACATTTTAAGTGCACCTGAAGAAATGGCTGAATCTTTAAGATGGGTGGGCATCCTTTCAAATTTGGTAAAATGTGATATTGCTGCTTCTACCGGTGTTCACGATTCCAGAGCTGTCATTAAACAACTCCTTGCAGGAGCTTCGGCTGTCCAGGTCTGTTCGACACTTTACAAACACGGTATTGATTATATCCAGGTGATTAATGCTGATGTCATGGACTGGATGATGCGCCATCGCTTCAATGCAATTCATGAGTTTAAGGGTAAAATGAACAGGAAAAAAGACCATCTGGCTGCTTTTGAGCGTGTTCAGTACATGAAAAAAACGACCGGAGCTTACTGA
- a CDS encoding hydrogenase maturation protease — translation MKSGISSILIYGYGNPGRQDDGLGNEFCEKMQEWAEKNNYSFLDFDSNYQLNIEDADRISEKEIVVFADASVEDIDSFQLTKVNPDHVKIEFTMHAVSPSFVMKLCQDIYKKTPHIYLLHLKGYKWDFREGLTARARKNLNAALKVMQGILAEEETGIILQKLESLTETVCCNNH, via the coding sequence ATGAAATCCGGAATATCCAGCATATTGATTTACGGTTACGGTAATCCGGGTCGTCAGGATGATGGTCTGGGAAATGAATTCTGCGAAAAAATGCAGGAATGGGCTGAAAAAAACAATTATTCTTTCCTTGACTTTGATTCAAATTATCAGCTCAATATTGAAGATGCCGACCGTATTTCTGAAAAGGAAATTGTCGTTTTTGCAGATGCCTCAGTGGAAGATATTGATTCTTTTCAATTGACAAAGGTTAATCCCGACCATGTAAAAATTGAGTTTACCATGCATGCGGTTTCTCCTTCCTTTGTGATGAAGCTTTGTCAGGATATTTATAAAAAAACACCCCATATATATTTGCTTCATCTGAAAGGATACAAATGGGACTTCAGGGAAGGCCTGACCGCCCGGGCAAGAAAAAACCTTAATGCGGCTCTTAAAGTCATGCAAGGTATTTTAGCTGAGGAAGAAACCGGTATAATTTTACAAAAACTTGAATCATTAACAGAAACAGTTTGTTGCAATAATCATTAA
- a CDS encoding Ni/Fe hydrogenase subunit alpha: MATTKKITIEPVTRVEGHGKVTIHLDDSLNVVQSRLHIVEFRGFERFVQGKPYWEAPVLVQRLCGICPVSHHLAAAKAMDVIVGAGTGDGLTPTAEKMRRLMHYGQMFQSHSLHFFHLASPDLLFGYDANPAVRNVIGVAMEFKDLAVQGVMMRKFGQEIILATAGKKIHGTGAIPGGINKNLSIEERDSFLKGKDPLNVDKMIEWAQAAVEFFKGYHKANADFIDNFSYFPSNHLSLVRKDGALDLYHGVLRAVDSWGNKILNDVDYQEYYTHIQEETRSWSYMKFPYLVKLGKENGWYRVGPLARLNTCDFIPTPLAQKEFEEFKAYTKGKPSNHCMHMHWARLIETLHSAEMIKELLLDPDLQGTDLVTKGTKQHEGVGLIEAPRGTLFHHYRIDDNDQITMANLIVSTTNNNQPMNNGVNFVARNMMTGKREITEAMMNAVEVVIRAYDPCLSCATHALGKMPLEVTVVDKDNQIIDRKTRS; this comes from the coding sequence ATGGCAACAACAAAGAAAATTACGATAGAACCGGTAACCCGTGTCGAAGGACATGGTAAAGTTACCATTCATTTGGATGATAGCCTCAATGTTGTACAATCAAGATTGCATATCGTTGAATTTCGTGGCTTTGAACGTTTTGTTCAGGGAAAACCTTACTGGGAAGCTCCTGTCTTGGTTCAACGTTTATGTGGCATTTGTCCGGTAAGCCATCATCTGGCAGCCGCAAAAGCCATGGATGTTATTGTAGGTGCCGGGACAGGTGATGGACTGACTCCTACTGCTGAAAAAATGAGACGTCTGATGCATTACGGACAAATGTTCCAGTCGCATTCCCTGCACTTTTTCCATCTGGCTTCTCCCGACCTTCTGTTCGGATATGATGCAAACCCTGCAGTCAGAAATGTTATTGGTGTAGCAATGGAATTCAAAGACCTTGCTGTTCAGGGTGTGATGATGAGAAAATTCGGACAGGAAATTATTCTGGCTACTGCCGGCAAAAAGATTCATGGAACAGGTGCAATCCCGGGTGGTATCAACAAAAACCTCAGCATTGAAGAAAGAGATTCTTTCCTGAAAGGAAAAGACCCGCTGAATGTTGATAAAATGATCGAATGGGCTCAGGCTGCCGTTGAATTTTTCAAGGGCTATCACAAAGCCAATGCTGATTTTATTGATAATTTCTCCTATTTTCCATCAAATCATCTGAGCCTTGTCAGAAAAGACGGTGCACTCGACCTGTATCATGGTGTTTTAAGAGCTGTGGACAGCTGGGGAAATAAAATCCTTAATGATGTTGATTATCAGGAATATTACACACACATTCAGGAAGAAACAAGGTCGTGGAGTTATATGAAATTCCCTTATCTGGTCAAGCTTGGTAAAGAAAACGGTTGGTACAGGGTAGGTCCTTTGGCCAGATTGAATACCTGTGATTTTATACCGACACCGCTGGCTCAGAAAGAGTTTGAGGAATTCAAGGCATATACCAAAGGAAAACCTTCCAATCATTGCATGCACATGCATTGGGCACGACTGATTGAAACCCTCCATTCAGCTGAAATGATTAAAGAACTCTTACTTGATCCTGATTTACAGGGTACTGATCTGGTAACAAAGGGAACCAAACAGCATGAAGGTGTCGGTTTGATAGAAGCACCAAGGGGAACGCTTTTCCATCATTACAGAATTGATGACAACGACCAGATTACAATGGCCAACCTGATTGTTTCCACTACCAATAATAACCAGCCCATGAACAACGGGGTTAATTTTGTTGCCAGAAACATGATGACAGGTAAAAGAGAAATTACCGAAGCCATGATGAATGCTGTTGAAGTTGTCATTCGTGCTTATGATCCTTGCCTGAGTTGTGCTACCCATGCATTGGGAAAGATGCCTCTTGAAGTTACAGTAGTTGATAAAGATAATCAGATTATCGACAGGAAAACCCGTTCATGA
- a CDS encoding NADP oxidoreductase: MSKPIVATTSLAGCFGCHMSILDIDERILDLIELVEFNKSPIDDIKTFTKKCDIGIIEGGCCNSENVHVLKDFRKNCKILISLGECAIMGGLPAMRNGISVKECLEEAYLNGPTCQTNTEKILPNDDELPMILDKVYPCHEVVKIDYFLPGCPPRADLIWATLVALITGKPADIPYEVVKFD; the protein is encoded by the coding sequence ATGAGTAAACCTATTGTAGCTACTACATCCTTAGCCGGTTGCTTCGGATGTCATATGTCAATCCTGGATATTGACGAAAGAATTCTGGATTTGATTGAGCTGGTAGAATTTAATAAATCTCCTATTGATGATATTAAAACATTCACCAAGAAATGTGATATAGGAATCATAGAAGGCGGATGCTGCAACAGTGAAAATGTGCATGTTTTAAAGGATTTCAGAAAAAACTGCAAAATATTGATTTCACTGGGTGAATGTGCCATCATGGGTGGATTACCGGCCATGCGGAACGGCATTTCAGTTAAAGAATGTTTGGAAGAAGCCTATCTGAACGGACCGACCTGTCAGACCAATACGGAGAAAATATTGCCAAATGACGATGAATTACCGATGATTCTCGATAAGGTTTATCCTTGTCATGAAGTGGTAAAAATCGATTATTTTCTGCCGGGATGTCCTCCGAGAGCCGATTTAATCTGGGCAACTCTTGTAGCTCTGATTACCGGCAAACCCGCAGATATTCCTTATGAAGTGGTTAAATTTGATTAA
- a CDS encoding 2Fe-2S iron-sulfur cluster binding domain-containing protein, whose amino-acid sequence MSNKVTFTIDGKEITSESGKYIVEAAAENGIYIPTLCNIPGVKPRGCCRICSVKVNGRLMSACTTPVSDGMEIENNTDEIRDLRSAIVEAMFVSGNHFCPSCEKSGNCDLQALAYRFDMMVPRFPYLFPVKEILGYKKIIKDQNRCIQCKRCIRYIKDDQGRSFFAYRKRGHKVEVILDPEMDAVMTDEQARKAMEICPVGSILCKEVGFIVPIGKRKYDHEPIGSHIEKNIK is encoded by the coding sequence ATGAGCAATAAAGTAACATTTACCATTGACGGAAAAGAAATTACTTCCGAAAGTGGAAAATACATTGTTGAAGCTGCTGCTGAAAACGGGATTTACATTCCGACTTTATGTAATATTCCCGGAGTAAAACCGAGAGGTTGCTGCAGAATATGTTCCGTTAAGGTTAACGGTCGTCTGATGTCGGCTTGTACGACACCTGTGTCGGACGGAATGGAAATTGAAAACAATACGGACGAAATAAGGGATTTAAGAAGTGCCATAGTTGAAGCTATGTTTGTTTCAGGCAACCATTTCTGCCCGTCATGCGAAAAAAGTGGCAACTGCGATCTTCAGGCACTGGCTTACCGTTTCGACATGATGGTTCCACGTTTTCCCTATCTGTTTCCTGTGAAAGAAATCCTTGGATATAAAAAAATCATCAAAGACCAGAACCGCTGTATTCAGTGCAAGCGCTGTATCCGTTATATTAAGGATGATCAGGGCAGGAGTTTCTTTGCTTACAGAAAACGCGGACACAAAGTCGAAGTCATTTTGGATCCTGAAATGGATGCCGTCATGACGGATGAACAGGCCAGAAAAGCCATGGAGATTTGTCCTGTAGGCTCCATTCTTTGTAAGGAAGTTGGATTTATTGTCCCTATTGGTAAAAGAAAATACGATCATGAACCGATAGGAAGCCATATTGAAAAAAATATTAAATAA
- a CDS encoding T9SS type A sorting domain-containing protein: protein MARIINIIVIFLTFLSVQLFGQVNLKPSIGLENEPDDNDSIPFPGVYVDFTKTFESTGLKVGDTIPHFKLYTNQSEVYDIENFLGHEKPCLLIEGSYTCDVFRSKLPLIDSLHNEYGSVVDIFIVYTAEAHPDSPDVCPYMGMVWVPDTNKALAIGYRQPVTYGQRKMIVSDLLNDPRFPINVPVLIDGPQNRFWKTFNTAPNSAFLIRPDGIIYARHGWFDGFIGPDYNIRQDIDNLLKFISIEDKTHKKPAPHIIYQNHQLKISGLAEEESFNLKIFDMAGKTVFNGLFSDSPIDLPQLNQGIYCCQVIQKGLNWNFKILIAD from the coding sequence ATGGCCAGAATTATCAACATTATTGTCATTTTCCTCACTTTTCTTTCTGTTCAATTATTTGGTCAGGTCAACTTAAAACCAAGCATAGGACTTGAAAATGAACCTGATGATAATGACAGTATTCCGTTCCCGGGAGTATATGTCGATTTCACCAAAACTTTTGAAAGTACCGGGTTAAAAGTCGGTGATACTATTCCGCATTTCAAACTATACACCAATCAATCAGAAGTATATGATATTGAAAATTTTCTGGGGCACGAAAAACCTTGTCTGCTGATTGAGGGAAGTTATACCTGCGATGTTTTCAGATCAAAACTCCCTTTGATTGATTCTCTTCACAACGAATATGGTTCAGTTGTCGATATTTTTATCGTTTATACTGCAGAAGCTCATCCCGATAGTCCCGATGTTTGTCCTTATATGGGCATGGTCTGGGTTCCTGATACCAATAAAGCCCTTGCTATCGGTTACCGGCAGCCGGTAACTTATGGCCAACGAAAAATGATTGTGTCAGATTTATTGAACGACCCCCGTTTTCCAATCAATGTACCTGTTTTAATTGACGGTCCCCAGAACAGATTCTGGAAAACCTTTAATACCGCACCAAATAGTGCATTTCTGATAAGGCCAGATGGAATCATCTATGCCCGTCATGGATGGTTTGATGGGTTTATAGGCCCCGATTACAACATCCGTCAGGACATTGACAACTTACTGAAATTCATTTCTATAGAGGATAAAACTCATAAAAAACCTGCTCCTCACATTATTTATCAGAATCATCAATTAAAAATTTCAGGATTAGCTGAAGAAGAGTCCTTCAACCTGAAAATTTTTGACATGGCCGGAAAAACAGTTTTTAATGGTTTATTTTCTGATTCTCCCATTGATTTACCGCAGTTGAATCAGGGTATTTACTGCTGTCAGGTAATTCAGAAAGGTCTGAACTGGAATTTTAAGATACTCATTGCTGATTAA